A stretch of Roseibium porphyridii DNA encodes these proteins:
- a CDS encoding integrase, translating into MATIRKRGRSWQAQVRRQGHPPITKSFQQKADAELWAKRLEVDLKRGDAGIIVQKQTSTPLSDLLFRYQEEITPRKRGATAERYRLRILLRHEIAKIPVSKLSSSAVARYRDERLQVVSSSSVRRELVILRHCLEIARKEWEAPLKENPVHNIQVPTDGKARERRLTTEELKLLLKAVDECRNPYVKPVIQFALETGMRRGEILGQVWENINLKARTAVIHQTKNGHARTVPLSGAAVNILKALPDRDGTVFPISSNALRKSWERVKERAQLQDLRFHDLRHEAVSRFFELGLNVPEVALISGHRDPRMLFRYTHPKPTEIAKKLA; encoded by the coding sequence ATGGCGACCATTCGTAAAAGAGGTCGATCCTGGCAAGCCCAGGTAAGGCGGCAAGGACATCCGCCAATCACGAAATCCTTCCAGCAAAAAGCCGACGCTGAGCTTTGGGCAAAGCGGCTTGAGGTCGATCTCAAACGAGGCGACGCGGGGATTATCGTACAGAAACAAACTTCAACACCCCTATCCGACCTGCTTTTTCGTTATCAGGAGGAGATCACTCCCCGGAAGCGAGGCGCAACGGCGGAGCGATACCGGCTGCGGATACTCTTGCGTCACGAGATCGCAAAGATCCCTGTCAGCAAGCTCTCATCCTCGGCTGTGGCCCGATACAGGGACGAGCGCCTTCAGGTCGTCAGTTCTTCAAGCGTAAGGCGGGAGCTGGTGATCCTACGGCATTGCCTGGAGATCGCCCGTAAGGAATGGGAAGCACCGCTCAAGGAAAACCCGGTCCACAACATCCAGGTGCCCACTGACGGCAAGGCTCGCGAGCGAAGGCTCACCACAGAGGAACTGAAATTGCTCCTTAAAGCCGTTGACGAGTGTCGGAACCCCTATGTCAAACCGGTCATACAGTTCGCCTTGGAGACCGGTATGAGGCGGGGTGAGATCCTCGGACAGGTGTGGGAAAACATCAATCTGAAAGCTCGAACCGCTGTTATCCACCAGACCAAGAACGGACACGCACGAACCGTACCCTTGTCCGGGGCTGCAGTGAATATTCTGAAGGCATTGCCGGATCGTGATGGAACTGTTTTTCCGATATCGTCCAACGCGCTTCGGAAATCCTGGGAACGGGTGAAGGAAAGGGCTCAACTCCAAGACTTGAGGTTCCACGATCTCCGCCATGAGGCCGTGAGCCGGTTCTTTGAGTTGGGCTTGAACGTCCCCGAAGTCGCCCTCATCAGCGGACACAGAGACCCGAGGATGTTGTTCCGGTACACGCACCCGAAGCCGACAGAGATTGCAAAAAAGCTCGCTTAG
- a CDS encoding EAL domain-containing protein — protein sequence MTLKSGSEFCHHMICTSVVSLTGANQAVLVQFDMEENGQDAKQLPETVSRTEVSSKPASVSLDLLEHFPDEILVFDGSESAEEKAVMLLELIGSDYDIGVLIEALQAGNEDLVQTLHIPENRSFEAAGYLTDRQMCEVRIVPIRQQPEKGVLHRASMAVIRRNIDCPHDVAENRRLAYHDPLTGLENRRAFTKALKWELTRLCSDHETGLAVYYIDLDEFKKVNDLGGHDAGDEMLMRVAACLSLTLGEFGTAARIGGDEFAGMVPAACEGAALDVAERILDGLDRIRLEVGDRVFTIGGSIGVAFVDSSVVAEEIDAAALLGVADHACLRGKRGGGQSVQIHSVQSTDCQRRRNELADIPDAGSFRGNELTLFAMPIMCLKNDRVCGQEVLLRLQGDRARGLSSRAWISAAERSGFIAQVDAWTLDRVLDAAERSPERSILTMNVSAESARDPNFRDGLYHRLSVNPLLAAKLCLEIAEKDFLREPATIESFFKFAAELGCQTAVDDFAGHWPVLSRLTGLRVEWLKLESSLTQQVIEEPAKAAILNGLVRAAHELGIKVVAKHVETHGEADLLRELNIEAAQGHLFGAPVPWPGR from the coding sequence ATGACACTGAAGTCGGGAAGCGAATTCTGTCACCATATGATCTGCACCTCCGTGGTGTCACTGACAGGTGCGAACCAGGCAGTCCTTGTTCAATTCGACATGGAAGAAAATGGCCAGGACGCCAAGCAGCTGCCGGAGACTGTTTCCCGGACAGAGGTTTCTTCCAAACCGGCGTCGGTAAGTCTCGACCTGCTGGAGCATTTTCCCGACGAAATTCTTGTTTTCGACGGATCGGAAAGTGCAGAGGAAAAAGCCGTGATGCTGCTTGAGCTGATCGGCAGTGACTATGATATCGGCGTTTTGATCGAGGCGTTGCAGGCGGGGAACGAGGATTTGGTACAAACGCTCCATATCCCTGAAAACCGAAGCTTCGAAGCCGCGGGCTATCTCACGGATCGTCAGATGTGTGAAGTCCGGATTGTGCCTATCAGGCAACAACCAGAAAAAGGCGTCCTTCACCGTGCCTCAATGGCAGTCATCCGGCGCAATATCGACTGTCCCCATGATGTTGCCGAAAACAGAAGGCTTGCCTACCACGATCCATTGACTGGACTGGAAAACCGCCGCGCTTTCACCAAGGCGTTGAAGTGGGAATTGACGCGACTTTGCTCCGACCATGAGACAGGGCTGGCCGTCTACTACATCGATCTGGACGAATTCAAGAAGGTCAATGACCTTGGCGGCCATGATGCCGGTGACGAAATGCTCATGCGGGTCGCAGCCTGCCTGAGCCTGACACTTGGTGAATTCGGGACCGCTGCACGCATTGGCGGCGATGAGTTTGCCGGGATGGTTCCCGCGGCCTGTGAAGGTGCTGCCCTCGATGTGGCCGAAAGGATCCTGGATGGCTTAGACAGGATCAGGTTGGAAGTCGGTGACAGGGTCTTCACGATTGGCGGCTCCATAGGTGTTGCCTTTGTAGACAGCAGTGTTGTGGCCGAAGAGATCGACGCCGCAGCGCTCCTGGGCGTTGCAGATCATGCGTGCCTGCGCGGCAAGAGGGGCGGCGGGCAATCCGTTCAGATCCACAGCGTACAATCGACAGATTGTCAGCGGCGGCGAAACGAACTGGCGGATATTCCTGATGCCGGCAGTTTCCGGGGCAATGAGCTGACGCTGTTCGCCATGCCGATCATGTGCCTGAAGAACGATCGGGTGTGTGGTCAGGAAGTTTTGCTGCGGCTGCAGGGTGATCGCGCCAGGGGCCTGTCGTCTCGTGCCTGGATCTCTGCTGCCGAACGATCGGGGTTTATTGCCCAGGTGGATGCCTGGACCCTGGACCGGGTTCTGGATGCAGCGGAGAGAAGCCCCGAGCGGTCAATTCTGACGATGAACGTTTCAGCTGAATCTGCTCGTGACCCGAACTTCCGCGATGGCCTGTATCACCGCCTTTCCGTCAACCCGTTGCTTGCGGCCAAGTTGTGCCTGGAGATTGCCGAAAAGGATTTTCTGCGCGAGCCTGCAACGATCGAGTCCTTTTTCAAGTTCGCTGCCGAACTTGGGTGCCAGACGGCCGTAGATGATTTTGCCGGCCATTGGCCGGTTCTGTCTCGCCTGACGGGTCTGCGGGTTGAATGGTTGAAGCTTGAATCCAGCTTGACACAGCAGGTCATCGAGGAACCCGCAAAAGCTGCAATTCTCAACGGCCTTGTGCGTGCAGCTCATGAACTTGGCATCAAGGTTGTTGCCAAGCATGTCGAAACACATGGAGAAGCAGACTTGCTGCGGGAGTTGAACATCGAGGCAGCGCAGGGTCATCTCTTCGGTGCTCCCGTGCCCTGGCCGGGCAGATGA
- a CDS encoding cryptochrome/photolyase family protein, giving the protein MNETSDCRKLVLILGDQLSPDMSSLRHADQKRDRVLMVEVMEEATYVRHHKKKIAFLFSAMRHFVQELRIAGWSVDYVRLDASGNTGSFKGEVKRAVARLNPEGILLTEPGEWRVLAGMRSWQEDLGLPVEILSDQRFMCSPAEFRAWATGRKQLRMETFYQDMRRKTGLLMDGEKPVGGKWNFDKENRKPARSDLFMPSPKRVRPDKVTREVLDLVENRFADHFGSLEPFWFAVTKQDAEAAFEGFLEASLENFGTYQDAMLEGEKFLYHAVISAYLNAGLLDALTLCRKVETAYREGKAPLNAAEGFIRQILGWREYVRGIYWLKMPAYASENALEARRPLPDFYWTGKTRMKCVAEAVTQTIEEAYAHHIQRLMVTGNFALLAGVDPSEVHEWYLMVYADAYEWVELPNTIGMSQFADGGLLASKPYISSGNYINKMSDYCRSCSYEVSRKTGEGACPFNALYWHFLDRNEPHLRNNPRLGQPYATWRKMAPEKQDQYRSTAEAILNRLDQREEL; this is encoded by the coding sequence ATGAACGAAACGTCTGATTGCCGAAAGCTTGTGTTGATCCTTGGAGATCAGCTGTCGCCCGATATGTCCAGTCTGAGACACGCTGACCAGAAACGGGACCGTGTGCTGATGGTCGAGGTCATGGAAGAGGCAACGTATGTCCGCCATCACAAGAAGAAGATCGCATTCCTGTTCTCCGCCATGCGCCATTTTGTGCAAGAGCTGCGCATTGCAGGCTGGTCGGTCGACTATGTCCGGCTCGATGCGTCTGGCAACACCGGCAGTTTCAAGGGAGAAGTCAAAAGGGCGGTTGCTCGACTGAACCCGGAGGGAATTCTGCTGACCGAGCCCGGTGAATGGCGAGTTCTGGCGGGTATGCGAAGTTGGCAGGAAGACCTCGGATTGCCGGTGGAAATCCTTTCAGATCAGCGTTTCATGTGTTCGCCTGCGGAGTTTCGCGCCTGGGCGACGGGGCGAAAACAATTGCGCATGGAAACCTTTTATCAGGACATGCGCCGCAAAACCGGACTGCTGATGGATGGCGAAAAACCCGTGGGGGGCAAATGGAATTTCGATAAGGAGAACCGCAAACCGGCAAGATCGGACCTTTTCATGCCGTCGCCCAAAAGGGTTAGGCCGGACAAAGTCACAAGAGAGGTTCTTGACCTTGTCGAGAACCGGTTTGCCGATCATTTCGGATCGCTCGAGCCGTTCTGGTTCGCGGTGACGAAGCAGGACGCCGAGGCCGCGTTCGAAGGCTTTCTTGAGGCGTCGCTCGAAAATTTCGGCACTTATCAGGATGCAATGTTGGAGGGCGAGAAATTTCTGTATCACGCAGTCATCTCAGCCTATCTCAATGCCGGGCTTCTTGATGCGCTAACGCTTTGCCGGAAGGTCGAGACGGCCTACCGGGAAGGCAAGGCGCCCTTGAATGCTGCGGAGGGGTTCATTCGACAGATCCTGGGCTGGCGCGAATATGTCCGGGGCATCTATTGGTTGAAAATGCCGGCTTATGCATCCGAGAACGCGTTGGAAGCGCGCCGACCTTTGCCGGACTTCTATTGGACGGGCAAAACGCGGATGAAGTGTGTCGCGGAAGCCGTCACGCAAACGATCGAGGAAGCCTACGCCCATCACATACAGCGGCTGATGGTGACAGGAAACTTCGCGTTGCTTGCCGGTGTTGATCCCAGCGAAGTTCACGAATGGTATCTGATGGTCTATGCAGATGCTTATGAATGGGTCGAACTACCGAATACCATCGGCATGAGCCAGTTTGCTGACGGCGGGCTGCTGGCCTCCAAGCCTTATATCTCGAGTGGCAATTACATCAACAAGATGTCGGATTACTGCAGATCCTGTTCTTACGAGGTCAGTCGGAAGACGGGCGAGGGCGCCTGTCCTTTCAACGCACTCTATTGGCATTTTCTTGACAGGAACGAACCGCACCTTCGAAACAACCCGCGACTTGGCCAGCCCTACGCAACCTGGAGGAAAATGGCTCCTGAAAAACAGGACCAATACCGGTCCACTGCCGAAGCCATTTTGAACCGGCTCGACCAGCGGGAGGAGCTTTGA
- a CDS encoding helix-turn-helix domain-containing protein, translating to MQDFKIAGNEGRLSREEAKQNRRAAGAYIKELRLKRGLTQKELSKLLGLEYYTMISGVENGSNRIPPEALADWAKALRVKPRDFAKRLLSHYEPRYFEALFGK from the coding sequence ATGCAGGATTTCAAGATAGCAGGAAATGAAGGACGTCTTTCGAGGGAAGAAGCCAAACAGAACCGCAGGGCAGCGGGTGCTTACATCAAGGAGCTCCGGTTAAAGCGTGGCCTGACACAAAAGGAACTCTCCAAACTCCTGGGGCTGGAGTACTACACAATGATCTCAGGAGTGGAGAACGGGAGCAATCGCATACCACCAGAGGCATTGGCGGATTGGGCAAAAGCTCTAAGGGTTAAGCCAAGAGACTTCGCAAAACGGCTTCTTTCGCACTATGAGCCACGCTACTTTGAAGCGCTGTTCGGGAAGTGA
- a CDS encoding septal ring lytic transglycosylase RlpA family protein translates to MHTRSALKSLVRAGLCTTMLIAAGSAAFASNDNFTQCGKASWYKLGGTTASGEPANPNGLTAAHRTLPFGTMVEVTNLSNGKSVTVRINDRGPYSKGRVIDVTYAAAKKLGFIRKGITKVHVSDGPKQVAKNTKQFCR, encoded by the coding sequence ATGCATACACGCAGCGCTCTTAAGAGCCTGGTGCGGGCAGGTCTTTGCACAACTATGCTCATAGCGGCAGGATCCGCCGCCTTTGCGTCCAATGACAACTTCACACAATGCGGCAAGGCCTCATGGTATAAATTGGGCGGTACGACAGCCAGCGGAGAGCCTGCCAACCCAAACGGCCTTACGGCGGCACATCGCACCTTGCCTTTTGGGACCATGGTTGAGGTGACCAATCTCTCCAACGGCAAATCGGTTACTGTCCGGATCAACGACCGGGGGCCTTATTCGAAAGGCCGTGTGATTGATGTGACCTATGCGGCCGCCAAAAAGCTCGGCTTCATCCGCAAGGGAATAACAAAGGTGCATGTCTCGGACGGACCGAAGCAAGTCGCCAAGAATACTAAGCAGTTTTGCCGATAA